Genomic window (Bacteroidota bacterium):
GCTGCAGCCCGACGAGGTGCGCGAGATCCGACGCAGACTACGCAGACCAGCGAAGGACCGGCCTACTCAGCGCGAACTGGCTCAGGAGTTTGGGGTTAGTCGGTCGATGATCAGTCGGATCAGTACGCGAAAGAGTTGGTCTACAGTCTGACGCCTTCGTGTGCTGGCGTATCGCATTAATCCTGTCCGCACCACATTCCTAAGGTCTGTGGGCAACATGCGGGCAACATCATTCCTCACAATCCCTCATAACCCTCGGTATCTAGCCAGACACGCCGGATTGCAGCCTTCTGGCCTCGGAGATACAACATAGACAGCTCACTCGTAATGAGCAGGTCACCGGTTCAAGTCCGGTCGTTGGCTCCCCGAAGGCCCAGACGGAACGCACCCGCGTCCGCTGGGCCTTTTGCTTTCCCCGACCGCTGCCGGGAGTCTGGAGAATCTCGCCACAGGATGCGGACCACGGGGATGTAGGGTCCAGAGCGTTCCAGACAACGGTGCTATTCCAGGACAGACTCGGTAGCCATCTCGCGGAGGTTGTAGCGCGAGGCCATCGACTGACCGTAGGCGCCAGCAGTGGCGATCAGGAGGACGTCCCCTTCCTGAGTCTCCGGCAACGGACGAGCGTGGCCCAGCACGTCTCCCGTCTCGCAGATTGGGCCCACGATGTCGGCAACGAGCGCATCAGGTTCTCCCAACCGTGTAAGGTTGACGATTGCATGGAAGGCGCCGTACAGCGCGGGCCGGATTAGCGTGTGCATGCCGGCGTCCACGCCCACAAAGGTCCGAGTGCGCTTGCGCTTGATTTGGGTCACGCGGGTGAGCAAGACCCCGGCCTCTGCGACAAGGTAGCGCCCCGGTTCCAACCACAGTTCGATACCAGGAAGCTCGTTCGCGAGGTCGCCCAGCAACGCGGCCGCATGCTGCACGTCGAATGGCAGGGCCTCGGCGGTGTCAGGGATCGGGAGGCCGCCGCCCAGGTCAAAGACTTCCACATCGGGGAAGAGTGGGCGGACTTCACGCATGCGCTGCGCAATCGTCCGCCATGCCGTCGGTTCCGTGACGCCACTGCCGACATGGGCGTGGAGACCAGTGACCCGCACGCCAATCTCGTTGGCACGCGCTGCCACGGCGGGCAGGTCGTCGAGGTCGATGCCAAACTTCGAAGTGATTCCGGCTGTCTGAACGTGGGCGTGATGGCCATGACCTTCACCAGGATCTATGCGCAAGAAGATGTCACGGCCGGCGAACACGTCAGGCCAGTGCGTCAGCCCATGCGCGTTGTCGAGAGTGACACGCACACCTTGGTCAAACGCCCACGCATAGTCCGAGCGCGGTGCAAAGTTGGGCGTGAAGAGGACCTGGTGAGGCGACAGGTGCGGGAGGGTGTGGAGCGCGCGCCGGACCTCGCCTGGAGAAACGCATTCAAGGCCTACACCTTCACCATAGAGCGTGCGTAGGAGGGCGGGATGCGGGTTTGCTTTCAGCGCGTATAAGATGCGCGCGGTCGGGGGAAGGTCGAGCAGGCGTCGGGCGGCAGCGCGTGCGGTCGGTAGGTGGTAGACATAGTGGGGAGTCGATGCTTCCGCAAACGACATCACGGGTGCAAGGTGCGACCTCCACCAGTCTGCTGGGCGAGCCACGTCATCACGTACGGCACGGGTCCCAGAGTCTGGAGTGGAATCAGAGCGTGTAGATGAGTGCATGACGGTCGAGGAGCGTGGCAACGAGCCAGGGGGCGGCCCGCCACAGCGGGTCGCAGGGCACGAACGAGGCTTAGCGCGAACGAGGCGGGACGATGAACAAAGACAAACCGGGCGTCGCGGAAAAAAACGACCCGCGGAAAAGCGCTTTCAAGGTTTTCGCGAACCGGGATCGTTCCCAATGCTGCGACCCCGGGGTTCAACATTGCTTAACTCAAGATGGCATCCTAGATTGCTAGCGGTCAAAATCACACAGCCTTCGAACTGTGTGCGGCCGCCTCCTGCGGCCCGGCCTCAGCCACCTGCCAAGCACCTCTCTATGCGATCTGCGTTACTGCTTCCGTCGCTCCTGTTCGTGGTTTCGTTGCTAGCAGCCTCCTCGGCTGTCGCACAGAGCGGCAAGGTTTCCGGCCAAGTCGTCGACGCCTCCGGCGATCCGCTCCCGGGCGTCAACGTGGTCATCCAGGGCACCACGCAGGGCGGGTCTACCAACGTCGACGGGCTCTACACCATCCTGAACGTGCGTCCGGGGACGTACACCCTCGAGTTCACGTTCATCGGGTTCGCCCCCCTGTTGATCGAGAACGTGGATGTCGATTTCAACCGGACCACGACGATTGACGCGGAGATGCAGGAAGAAATGGCGGGCATGAACGAGGTCGTGGTGCGCGCCGAACGGCCCCCGGTGCAACTCGACGTGTCCAACAGCCGCGTCAACGTGACGACGGAAGAGATCGAAGCCTTGCCACTGCAATCGATTGAGGCGGTCGTGACGCTGCAGGCCGGCGTCGAAGATGGGTTGCAGATCCGCGGTCAGGACCGCCGCTCGGTGGGCGTCTTCCTGAACGGCTTCATGATGCGCAACCCGCGCGACAACGAACCGCTCCTCAGCGTACCTGTGGCCGCCGTCGGCGAAGTGCAGGTGCAGAAGGGTGGCTTCTCGGCCGAGTACGGCGGCGTGCGTGCTGGCGTCATCAACTACCTCACGCGCGAGGGCGACCCTGACCGCTACGGCGCCTACGCCCGCGTCATCTACAGCCCGCCAGGCCAAAAGAACTTCGGTGGCCTGCCCAACGACTTCGATTCCTACTGGATCCGCCCCTTCCTCGACCCGGACGTTGCGTTCACAGGCACCAACAACGGGGCCTGGGACATGGCCACGCGGGAGCAGTACCGCGAGTTTGAAGGTTGGATCGCTGTCTCGGAGCAGCTGCTTCGGGACGATGACCCCAGCAACGACCTCTCGCCCGAGGCCCTCCAGCAAGCGTTCCTCTACCAACACCGCAAGACCTTCGAGATCACCGAGCCCGACCTCAACCTCGACCTCGGTTTCGGTGGACCAGTCCCCGGCATCAGTGACCGCCTTGGAAACCTGCGCTTCTGGGCGTCCTATCGCCAGAACAACTCGCAGTACGCAATCCCGCTGCAGACCGACGGCCTCGACGAGCGCACGGGACACCTCAAGTTCACGAGCAACGTCGGGTCGGGCATGAAGCTCAGCGCCGAGGGGATGTATGGTATCAAAGAGGGTACGCTGCTGAGCCGCTCGGGGCTGTCCGACACGTTCGGCGAGTCGGCGGGCACCCGCCTTTTCCTCTTCGACCGCCAGCGCGACGTCGGCGGTGCCTTCTCTGGGACCTCCGAGGAATTCCTCAACGCGCGCCTCTTCGCCAACGACTACTACAACCCGACCGAGACGGCCTTCAACATGGTCGGCGTCTCGTTTAGCCACAACGTGTCGAACACCTCCTTCTACGAGGTGCGCGCCAACCGGCTTGCCTACCAGCACGACACCTTCCTCGGCGCCCCGCGCGACACCACGACGCAAGTCACGTTCGGCGGCGTCGGGTTCGACGAGTCGCCGTTCGGCTACTTCGAGGCGCCAACCTTTGGGGTCTACGAGTTCCGCACGAGCGTTGGCTTCTCGAACGCGCGCGACAGCAGCCGCGTGGCTATCTACAATGTCCGCGCGGACTACACCAACCAGCTCTCGCCGGTCCTCGAGGTCAAAGGCGGTGCCCTCCTCAGCGTCACCGACTACGACATCAACTACGGCCGCTTCGACCAATTCTTGCCCGAGTTCAACGCGCAATCGCGCTACGACGCGACGCCGTGGGAGCTCGGCTTCTACGGCCAGGCTACCCTCGAATTCGACGGCCTGATCGCTAACCTGGGGCTCCGTGCTGAAGTGTTCAACACGGGAGCTGAAGCCTACGGCGGGGCACTCTTCGACAACTTCCTAGGAACGCGTGCCGAGACGGATGTCCAGCCGGCCTTTCCCGACAGCCTCCTCGCCAGCGCCTCCACGTTCTTCGCGCTGAGCCCCCGCCTGGGCGTGTCGTTCCCGGTGACCGAGGTGAGCAAGCTCTTCTTCAACTACGGCCACTTCCGGTCGCTGCCGTCGTCGCCGAACCTCTACCTCTACGAGTTCTCGACGACCACCGGGCGCATCCTCAACGTGCCCAACCCGGATATGCCGCTGCCGAAGACCGTCGCCTACGAGCTCGGCTACGAGCAGTCGTTCTTCGGGCAGTACAGCGCGGCAATCACCGGCTACTACCGCGACGTGCGCTTCGAGCCGCTCACCATCGACGTGACGAGCCGCAACGGCAACGTGGAATATGACCTCGTGACGCCCAACTTCTACCAGGACACGCGCGGGTTTGAGCTGACGCTCGCCAAGTCAGGAGGCGATTGGGTGCGCGGGTTCCTCAACTACACGTTCGCTGTGGACACGGATGGCTTCTTTGGGCTGAGCCAACTCAACGAGAACGCCGAGGCGCAGCGCAACTTCGAGGCGGCGGACGGGCCGCGCCGAGCCGCGCAGTCGCGCCCGCTAGCCGACTCCTTCGGCACGATCAACATCAACGTGTTCACGCCCGACAACTTCGGGCCGAGCTACGGCGGCCTCCGTCCGCTCGCAGGCTGGCGCACCAGCTTCATCGGTCGCTGGCGCGACGGCGGCAAGATCACGTGGGGGGACGAGTCCTTCAACGCCCCGCCCGGTGTCATCAACAACGTGGACGTGCGCGACGCGTGGCAGATCGACCTCCGCTTCGAGCGTGTCTTTGACCTGGCAGGCTACGAAGTAGGCTTCTTCGCCGACATCCTCAACCTGACCAACCGCCGCCAGTTCTCGAACCTCGGCTACATCGACGGCAACGACCGCATCAACTACGTCAACTCGCTGCACCTGCCCGAGTCGGACATCTACTCCAACATCCCCGGCGACGACAAATTCGGCGACTTCCCCGACGAGGGCGTCGCCTTCCAGCCCATCGACCGCCTCGATGTGTCCCGCGATGCCTTCCAGGGCGAAGCCGGCACCATCTACTGGGAACGGGCGACCGAGTCCTACCTCGAGTTCGTCGACGGCGCTTGGCGCGAGGTCGAGCAGAGTCGCATCAACGAGGTGCTCGACACCAAGGCCTACATCGACATGCCGGGGCAGCGCTTCCTTGCCTTCCTTGGCCGTCGCGACTTCTTCTTTGGGCTCCGCTTCGAGTTCTAGGCGCTCCCGTTGGAGCCTGGGCAGCGTCACTGCCTAGGCTGTGTTCAGACTGCTCTACGCACCCGCTCTCGCATTTTCGCCATGACCCCGTTCGTTCGGTCGTTGTTTAGTTCCTGGGCGCTCGCCGCCGTGCTGGTCGGTGGGCTGCTGCTCGCCAGCGCACCCGAGGCGACCGCCCAATTCCAGAACCGGTGGCTCTCCGCCGGCTCGTTCCACAACTGGTACTCCGAGGTCGGCAGCGAGCGCGAACTCGGCTTCCGCAGCGGCGGCGAGGACCAGCAGTATGGCTGGCGCTGGCCTGCCATCTTTGCCGACCGCAACCTATTGCCTGCCACCGACATGCAGGCGGCGAAGGGCCTCTGGATCGGTGCCACCAACGTCACGGCCGACGGCTTCACCTATCCCGCCCGCGTCGTCCACGCTGGTCCGCGCGTCAACGGCGTCGGCGAGTTCTTCCCGGTCCAGTTCGACCTGATCAGCAAGCGCGACCCGACGGTCGTCTCCGTCGATGGCATCCAGACGTTTTCACCCGCCGAGATGGTGGTGGACGAAGTCGACCCGACCATCCCGGCCGACTACATGTACATCAACAAGGCGAACACGCTGCTCGGCCTCACGATGGAGCGGCGCATCATGCAGTTCAGCCAGGACTACCACGACAACTACCACGTCATCGAGTACATCTTCACCAACACCGGCAACACCAACGGCGACGATGTGATCGAACAGCCGAACCAGACGCTCGAAGGGGTCGTCATCTTCCTGCAGAACCGCCTCTCGGTGGTGCGTGAGACACGGTTCGTGATCGGCGACAACCCGACGGGCTGGGGCAAGCACACAATGAACGACGCCCGCGGGGACGGTGTGCGGCCCGACCCAGAAGGGGAGCAGTTCCGCGCGCAGTTTTCGTGGCACGGCAACTTCCCGCCGTTCACGATCTACGACAATATCGGAGGGCCGATCCTGCCCGCCCGCGCCCCGGCCACGTTCGTGGCGGCGTCGGACACGTCCGGGCGCCTGGCTGGCTCAGCGTTTGCCGGGACGGTGACGCTCTTCGCCGAGGGCTCCCCCGACTCGGGCATGGACGACTTCTCGCAGCCTGCGACCACGACCTGGTTCGGCTCGGACGACCCGTTCACGTCCAACAACGACGCATTCAGCCCCGGCAAGATGCAGCAGGAGTACGACCTGATGGCGTCGGGGCACCGCGAGCGGCACGCCTACGTGGTCGAGCCGACAGGGCTGCCGGGATGGCTCAGCCCGACGGGCGATCCGTCCCTCAACACACCGGGAGGCATGTCGTACGCGAATGGGTACGGTCCGTACACGCTGGCGCCGGGCGAGAGCGTCCGGTTTGTGATCGCCGAGGGCGCTGCTGGCCTCAGCCGCCAGGCGACCATCGACATCGGCCGCGCCTGGAAAGAGGCCGACGCCGACCCGGCTGCCCTGATCACCTACACCGTAGGCGGCCAGGAATTCACCAAGACGAAGAACGAGTGGGTGTTCACGAGCCAAGACTCGCTGATGCAGACGTTCCGTCGTGCCATCGCCAACTTCGAGAGCGGCTACGATATCCCGCAGTCGCCCGCGCCTCCGGCCACGTTCGATGTCACGGGTGGGGGCGACCGCATCTCGCTCGCATGGACGTCGCTGCCCGGGGAGCCCGACCCGGACCGCTGGGAGATCTACCGCTCGCGCGTCCGCTTCGACAGCACCGCGACCTTGATCCACACCGCGGAGCCAGGAGAGCGCTTCTTCGACGACACGACGCCCATTCGCGGCGTGGAATACTACTACTACATCCAAGCCATCGATGACGACGCCTCGGACGGGTCCGCGCTGTCGCCCGCGGGCGCACTCCGGTCGAGCCGGTACTATACCCAGACCTACACGCCTACACGGCTCAAGCGGGAGCAGGGGCGGCAGATCGACGGGTTCGCTATCGTGCCCAACCCGTTCAGCATCTCCTCGCAAAGCGGGCAGATCCGCTTTCCAGGGTTCACGGACCAACTCGCCTTCTACGACATCCCGGGCTTCTGCCGGATCGACATCTACACGGAGCTAGGCGAACTGGTGGACTCCATCGAGCACAACGACGGCTCGGGCGACGAATTCTGGGACCACACCACCTCATCGAGGCAGACCATCGTGAGTGGCATATACATCGCTGTCGTCACCGTCACGCAAGACATCCCGGACCCGAACTCCACGACGGGTGAGTTGCTCTTCCGCAACGGCGAGCAGTCCATCAAGAAGTTCGTCGTCATCCGCTAGTACAAGGGCTGCCGCCCGTCGCCTCCGCCTGCCTTCGCATCTTCGACGACCATGCGACTTTTACTCCTGACCGTCCTCACGCTGACCCTCGTGCTCGGGGCTGCCCCGACCTCCGAGGCGCAGAACGACATCGAGCGGGACAAGCTCGCGCAGACGGGGATGAAGTTCCTCAGCATCTCCGCTGACCCGCGTGCCGCGGCGATGGGCAGCGCAGCCACGGCGCGCGAAGGTGGCTCGGCCATGCTGTTCTACAACCCCGCCGGGATGGTTCGCTTCGATGGCGCTGTGGATGCGATGTTTGGGCAGACGCAATGGATTGCGGACATCTCGTACAACTTCGGAAGCATCGCCTACCGCCCGCTCGGCGGACGCCTCGGCGTGATTGGTGTGAGCCTCACCTTCGCGGACTACGGCGACCTGC
Coding sequences:
- a CDS encoding TonB-dependent receptor; protein product: MRSALLLPSLLFVVSLLAASSAVAQSGKVSGQVVDASGDPLPGVNVVIQGTTQGGSTNVDGLYTILNVRPGTYTLEFTFIGFAPLLIENVDVDFNRTTTIDAEMQEEMAGMNEVVVRAERPPVQLDVSNSRVNVTTEEIEALPLQSIEAVVTLQAGVEDGLQIRGQDRRSVGVFLNGFMMRNPRDNEPLLSVPVAAVGEVQVQKGGFSAEYGGVRAGVINYLTREGDPDRYGAYARVIYSPPGQKNFGGLPNDFDSYWIRPFLDPDVAFTGTNNGAWDMATREQYREFEGWIAVSEQLLRDDDPSNDLSPEALQQAFLYQHRKTFEITEPDLNLDLGFGGPVPGISDRLGNLRFWASYRQNNSQYAIPLQTDGLDERTGHLKFTSNVGSGMKLSAEGMYGIKEGTLLSRSGLSDTFGESAGTRLFLFDRQRDVGGAFSGTSEEFLNARLFANDYYNPTETAFNMVGVSFSHNVSNTSFYEVRANRLAYQHDTFLGAPRDTTTQVTFGGVGFDESPFGYFEAPTFGVYEFRTSVGFSNARDSSRVAIYNVRADYTNQLSPVLEVKGGALLSVTDYDINYGRFDQFLPEFNAQSRYDATPWELGFYGQATLEFDGLIANLGLRAEVFNTGAEAYGGALFDNFLGTRAETDVQPAFPDSLLASASTFFALSPRLGVSFPVTEVSKLFFNYGHFRSLPSSPNLYLYEFSTTTGRILNVPNPDMPLPKTVAYELGYEQSFFGQYSAAITGYYRDVRFEPLTIDVTSRNGNVEYDLVTPNFYQDTRGFELTLAKSGGDWVRGFLNYTFAVDTDGFFGLSQLNENAEAQRNFEAADGPRRAAQSRPLADSFGTININVFTPDNFGPSYGGLRPLAGWRTSFIGRWRDGGKITWGDESFNAPPGVINNVDVRDAWQIDLRFERVFDLAGYEVGFFADILNLTNRRQFSNLGYIDGNDRINYVNSLHLPESDIYSNIPGDDKFGDFPDEGVAFQPIDRLDVSRDAFQGEAGTIYWERATESYLEFVDGAWREVEQSRINEVLDTKAYIDMPGQRFLAFLGRRDFFFGLRFEF
- the lysA gene encoding diaminopimelate decarboxylase, producing MSFAEASTPHYVYHLPTARAAARRLLDLPPTARILYALKANPHPALLRTLYGEGVGLECVSPGEVRRALHTLPHLSPHQVLFTPNFAPRSDYAWAFDQGVRVTLDNAHGLTHWPDVFAGRDIFLRIDPGEGHGHHAHVQTAGITSKFGIDLDDLPAVAARANEIGVRVTGLHAHVGSGVTEPTAWRTIAQRMREVRPLFPDVEVFDLGGGLPIPDTAEALPFDVQHAAALLGDLANELPGIELWLEPGRYLVAEAGVLLTRVTQIKRKRTRTFVGVDAGMHTLIRPALYGAFHAIVNLTRLGEPDALVADIVGPICETGDVLGHARPLPETQEGDVLLIATAGAYGQSMASRYNLREMATESVLE